In Halococcus salifodinae DSM 8989, the following proteins share a genomic window:
- a CDS encoding phosphopantetheine adenylyltransferase, with protein sequence MDVALGGTFDPVHDGHRRLFEHAFERGDVTVGLTSDDLAAETRHEERYVRPFEKRRENLDAELAALADRHDRTYEIRRLDEPTGIATEEEFDVLVVSPETEAGGERVNEIRRENGLDPLDIEVVDHAHAEDGDIISSTRVVRGEIDQYGALTPEHEGRPRPE encoded by the coding sequence ATGGATGTCGCGCTCGGCGGGACGTTCGATCCGGTCCACGACGGCCACCGCCGGCTGTTCGAGCACGCGTTCGAGCGTGGCGACGTCACCGTCGGGCTGACCAGCGACGACCTCGCCGCCGAGACCAGACACGAGGAGCGGTACGTCCGTCCGTTCGAGAAACGCCGGGAGAACCTCGACGCCGAGCTCGCCGCACTCGCCGACCGCCACGACCGCACGTACGAGATCCGCCGCCTCGACGAACCGACCGGAATCGCGACCGAGGAGGAGTTCGACGTGCTTGTGGTCTCGCCCGAAACCGAAGCGGGCGGCGAGCGGGTGAACGAGATCCGCCGCGAGAACGGGCTCGACCCGCTCGACATCGAGGTGGTCGATCACGCCCACGCCGAGGACGGCGACATCATTTCGAGCACACGAGTCGTCCGGGGCGAGATCGATCAATATGGAGCGCTCACGCCTGAGCACGAAGGGCGTCCGCGACCCGAGTGA